From Anopheles darlingi chromosome 2, idAnoDarlMG_H_01, whole genome shotgun sequence, the proteins below share one genomic window:
- the LOC125951990 gene encoding DNA-directed RNA polymerase II subunit RPB7: MFYHISLEHEILLHPRYFGPQLIETVKQKLYTEVEGTCTGKYGFVIAVTTIDDIGSGTIQPGQGFVVYPVKYKAIVFRPFKGEVLDATVKQVNKVGMFAEIGPLSCFISHHSIPADMQFCPNGAPPCYRAMNGESVIAAEDKIRLKIVGTRVDATGIFAIGTLMDDYLGLVGS; this comes from the exons ATGTTTTATCAC ATATCGCTGGAGCACGAAATCCTGCTGCATCCGCGTTATTTTGGTCCCCAGCTTATCGAAACGGTCAAGCAGAAACTGTACACCGAGGTCGAGGGCACCTGCACGGGAAAGTATGGGTTCGTGATTGCCGTAACAACGATCGACGATATCGGCTCGGGCACGATTCAACCCGGTCAAGGATTCGTGGTGTACCCGGTCAAGTACAAGGCGATCGTGTTTCGGCCGTTCAAAGGCGAGGTGCTGGATGCCACCGTGAAGCAGGTGAACAAGGTGGGCATGTTCGCCGAGATCGGACCACTGTCCTGCTTTATTTCGCACCATTCCATCCCGGCCGACATGCAGTTCTGCCCAAACGGCGCCCCGCCTTGCTATCGTGCCATGAACGGTGAGAGTGTGATAGCGGCGGAGGATAAGATCCGGCTCAAGATCGTCGGTACTCGGGTGGATGCGACCGGTATC TTCGCGATCGGAACGTTGATGGACGATTACCTGGGACTGGTAGGAAGCTAG
- the LOC125951978 gene encoding small G protein signaling modulator 3 homolog, with product MSSFFGSRDHEGYVGREEHMRKLESANSEDDGELVELPLGGLHIAEGVRPTVGGPFSALTPSMWPQDILAKLGQPDPDEPPNHQPDYRFDEFGFRVEEEDGPEPSSNKLLSIPFMEDPAQRLQWIAHLEFSHHKEATELTWESVDVVLPRTEKLRTMVRAGIPHSLRPQMWMRLSGALQKKLKSETSYQEIVKASANDQLMTSKQIEKDLLRIMPTNACFSSLSGTGVPRLRRILRGIAWLYPDIGYCQGTGVIAASLLLLLEEEDAFWMMATIVEDLLPASYYSSTLLGIQADQRVMQTLIGSYLPAVDDALKRHDIELSLITLHWFLTLFASVVHMKILLRIWDWFFYDGSIVLFQLTLALLKLKEPTVKELENSAQIFNSLSDLPGDIDDVEALFAASLDVGGSLSPMVIETHRRRHLAYLMADQGALVGNPEATANLPKQQLARRQLKKSKSMLQTILFGVAGASGAEGEDELKCKNIRTTELLVDLREAILKVARHFLAIEPKLAAHIQLVADYGMGSHAKDHENYINVSRTRSRRAKALHDFERHDDDELGFRKNDIITIVSQKDEHCWVGELNGLRGWFPAKFVELLDERSKQYSCAGDDAISETVTDLVRGTLAPTIKQVLEHGMKRPSFLGGPCHPWLFIEEAATREVEKDFESVYSRLVLCKTYRLDEDGKVLTPEELLYRCVQAVNQSHDGAHAQMDVKLRSLICLGLNEQVLHLWLETLCSCTEIVQKWYQPWSFVYSPGWVQIKCELRLLSQFAFNLNPNWELPAKREAVQSQPLKDGVRDMLVKHHLFSWDL from the exons AtgtcgtcattttttggctcgCGAGACCATGAAGGCTACGTCGGCAGAGAGGAACATATG AGAAAGCTGGAATCGGCCAACTCGGAGGACGATGGAGAGCTGGTGGAACTTCCACTCGGTGGACTACATATTGCCGAAGGAGTCCGACCAACCGTCGGTGGGCCGTTTTCCGCCCTAACACCCTCGATGTGGCCACAGGATATACTGGCAAAGTTGGGccaaccggatccggatgagCCACCGAACCATCAGCCGGACTATCGGTTCGATGAGTTTGGGTTTCGggtagaggaagaggatggaCCGGAACCGAGCTCGAACAAGCTGCTCAGCATACCCTTCATGGAAGATCCGGCCCAGCGACTGCAGTGGATCGCGCACCTGGAGTTTTCCCACCACAAGGAGGCAACCGAACTGACCTGGGAGTCGGTCGATGTAGTGCTACCGCGCACGGAGAAGCTGCGCACGATGGTCCGTGCCGGAATACCGCACTCGCTGCGTCCACAGATGTGGATGCGCCTATCCGGGGCATTGCAAAAGAAACTCAAATCCGAGACGAGCTATCAGGAGATCGTAAAAGCGTCGGCCAACGATCAGTTGATGACCTCGAAACAGATCGAGAAGGATCTACTACGCATCATGCCCACGAATGCGTGCTTCAGCTCACTCAGCGGTACCGGAGTGCCACGGTTACGGCGCATCCTGCGTGGAATCGCTTGGCTGTACCCTGACATCGGGTACTGCCAGGGGACGGGTGTGATCGCAGCCtcactactgttgctgctcgaggaagaggatgCCTTCTGGATGATGGCAACGATCGTCGAGGATCTGCTACCGGCCTCGTACTACTCCTCAACCCTACTGGGCATCCAGGCCGATCAGCGAGTCATGCAGACCCTCATCGGTAGCTACCTTCCGGCCGTCGATGATGCGCTCAAGCGACACGACATCGAACTGTCGCTCATCACGCTCCACTGGTTCCTGACACTGTTCGCGAGTGTCGTGCACATGAAGATCCTGCTGCGCATCTGGGACTGGTTCTTCTACGATGGTTCGATCGTACTGTTCCAGCTTACACTCGCACTGCTCAAGCTAAAGGAGCCCACCGTCAAGGAACTGGAGAATTCGGCCCAGATCTTTAACTCTCTTTCGGATCTACCGGGTGACATCGACGATGTAGAAGCCCTGTTTGCCGCTTCGCTCGACGTCGGTGGATCCCTTTCGCCCATGGTCATCGAAACACATCGACGGCGCCATCTCGCCTACCTCATGGCCGACCAAGGAGCGTTGGTAGGGAATCCGGAAGCGACCGCTAACCTACCAAAGCAACAACTCGCCCGTCGACAACTGAAGAAATCCAAATCCATGCTCCAGACAATCCTGTTCGGTGTGGCCGGAGCGAGCGGAGCCGAGGGAGAGGATGAGCTGAAGTGCAAAAACATTCGCACGACGGAACTGTTGGTGGATCTGCGAGAAGCGATCCTCAAGGTAGCCCGCCACTTTCTTGCGATCGAACCAAAGCTAGCCGCACACATCCAGCTGGTGGCGGATTATGGTATGGGTAGCCACGCGAAGGACCACGAGAACTACATTAACGTTTCGAGGACACGCAGTCGACGGGCGAAGGCATTGCACGATTTCGAGcgacacgacgatgatgagctGGGCTTCCGCAAGAACGACATCATCACGATCGTTAGCCAAAAAGACGAACATTGCTGGGTGGGAGAGCTGAACGGACTGCGTGGCTGGTTTCCGGCCAAGTTTGTAGAGCTACTGGATGAGCGCAGCAAGCAGTACAGTTGCGCCGGGGACGATGCGATCTCGGAGACAGTGACGGATCTGGTACGCGGTACGCTAGCACCGACCATCAAGCAGGTGTTGGAACATGGTATGAAGCGACCCTCATTCCTCGGTGGCCCTTGCCATCCGTGGCTGTTTATCGAGGAAGCGGCTACTCGTGAGGTGGAGAAAGACTTCGAGTCCGTCTATTCACGGTTGGTGCTGTGTAAGACGTACCGATTGGATGAGGACGGTAAAGTGCTGACACCCGAGGAACTTCTGTACCGTTGTGTGCAAGCCGTCAATCAGAGCCACGATGGAGCCCATGCGCAGATGGACGTGAAGCTGCGCTCACTGATCTGCCTCGGATTGAACGAGCAGGTGCTGCATCTGTGGTTGGAAACGCTCTGCAGTTGCACCGAGATCGTCCAGAAGTGGTACCAGCCATGGAGCTTCGTCTATTCGCCCGGTTGGGTGCAGATCAAGTGTGAGTTGCGGCTGCTGTCCCAGTTCGCCTTCAATCTCAACCCAAACTGGGAGCTACCTGCAAAGCGGGAAGCGGTCCAGAGTCAACCGCTCAAAGATGGAGTGCGCGATATGCTCGTCAAGCATCATCTCTTCTCCTGGGACCTTTAA
- the LOC125951991 gene encoding 60S ribosomal protein L32, giving the protein MAIRPAYKPKIVKKRTKKFIRHQSDRYDKLAPAWRRPKGIDNRVRRRFKGQYLMPNIGYGSNKRTRHMLPCGFKKFIVHNVRELEVLMMQNRVYCAEIAHAVSSKKRKAIVERAKQLAIKVTNPNGRLRAQELE; this is encoded by the exons ATGGCGATTCGTCCAGCCTATAAGCCTAAAATCGTGAAGAAGCGGACGAAGAAGTTCATCCGCCACCAGTCGGATCGTTATGATAAGCTCGCC CCTGCATGGCGTCGGCCGAAAGGTATCGACAACCGAGTGCGTCGTCGCTTCAAGGGACAGTACCTGATGCCGAACATCGGATACGGCTCGAACAAGCGCACCCGTCATATGCTGCCGTGCGGCTTCAAGAAGTTCATCGTCCACAACGTGCGCGAGCTggaggtgctgatgatgcagaaCCGCGTGTACTGCGCTGAGATTGCCCACGCCGTATCGTCGAAGAAGCGCAAGGCCATCGTCGAGCGTGCCAAGCAGCTGGCCATCAAGGTCACGAACCCGAACGGTCGCCTGCGGGCCCAGGAACTGGAgtaa